In Geothermobacter ehrlichii, one DNA window encodes the following:
- a CDS encoding 6-bladed beta-propeller has translation MKSRVVRTVLTCLAVLVLAACAVPQKEQPRKRFFWPPGDIAPKIEYINFYHARDDVRRGVNDWLEEAIFGKEPPMRVFVRPSAIVSDGKGRVFVADQALNKVMVWDFNKHEIRFLRYPSGSDFLFELPAGLAMDDMGRVYVSDSMARRIFIFDAGEKAAGMLASEQLKRPTGICFDPVRGGLYVVDTSAHQVHFFDRKGRHVGAIGKRGVAEGEFNFPVDADVDAEGNLYVLDAMNARVQVFDRDGRFLRRFGERGTALGSFMIPKSIAVSPSGLVYVTDSQAHKFVVFSTKGDYLLTVGGESPVVGGKVSPGGFYLPEGIDVDSTESIWVVDSLNRMYHQFQYLTPEYLQEHPILPGQAFLPPTVKKALEKRKKPAKR, from the coding sequence ATGAAATCGAGAGTTGTGAGAACCGTCCTGACCTGCCTGGCCGTGCTCGTTCTGGCCGCCTGTGCTGTGCCGCAGAAGGAACAACCGCGCAAACGTTTCTTCTGGCCGCCGGGCGATATCGCGCCGAAGATCGAGTACATCAATTTCTACCACGCCCGGGACGATGTCCGGCGGGGGGTGAACGACTGGCTGGAAGAAGCGATTTTCGGCAAGGAACCGCCGATGCGGGTTTTTGTCCGGCCCTCGGCGATCGTCTCCGACGGCAAGGGACGGGTTTTTGTTGCCGACCAGGCTCTGAACAAGGTCATGGTCTGGGATTTCAACAAACATGAAATCCGCTTTCTGCGCTATCCGTCGGGGAGCGATTTTCTCTTCGAGCTGCCGGCGGGGCTGGCCATGGATGATATGGGCCGGGTCTATGTATCCGATTCCATGGCTCGCAGGATTTTCATTTTTGACGCCGGCGAAAAGGCTGCGGGAATGTTGGCGTCGGAACAACTCAAGCGTCCAACCGGTATCTGTTTCGACCCGGTGCGAGGCGGACTCTATGTCGTCGATACATCGGCCCACCAGGTCCATTTCTTCGACCGCAAAGGGCGCCATGTCGGTGCGATCGGCAAGCGAGGCGTGGCGGAAGGTGAATTCAACTTTCCGGTCGATGCCGATGTCGACGCGGAGGGCAATCTCTATGTCCTCGACGCCATGAACGCCCGGGTGCAGGTGTTCGATCGGGATGGACGTTTTCTGCGCCGGTTCGGTGAGCGCGGCACGGCTCTCGGCTCGTTCATGATCCCGAAATCGATCGCCGTCAGTCCGTCGGGTCTTGTCTATGTGACCGATTCGCAGGCGCACAAGTTTGTGGTGTTCAGCACCAAAGGAGACTATCTTCTGACTGTTGGCGGTGAAAGCCCGGTCGTTGGCGGGAAGGTGTCGCCCGGCGGTTTCTACCTGCCGGAGGGAATCGATGTCGACAGCACCGAAAGTATCTGGGTGGTCGATTCGCTGAACCGCATGTATCATCAGTTTCAGTATCTGACGCCGGAGTATCTGCAGGAACATCCGATCCTGCCGGGGCAGGCCTTTCTGCCGCCGACGGTGAAGAAAGCCCTGGAGAAAAGAAAGAAACCGGCAAAACGCTGA
- a CDS encoding cytochrome c3 family protein, whose protein sequence is MKRLLLSLLFAGMLLVGLVSSGGALEIVYPADGTSITRSNFVIVKAGTSPAIEGMIIELNGGRTDMIDVSSPEYKAAFGDFLILQPEFDPGENSIRVEAYAGGKKLAEAKARIWYQVDPLAPPPEGYRPFRMHTPQREALCASCHNMNPDKVELQVADATQNPCASCHKRRLNHKYVHGPAGVWRCAYCHDANGRSTRYAVRKDGDAGLCGECHAEQIRQFQSSPYVHGPVAAGLCSVCHDSHATDNPAQVLAPINDLCLACHDSVRGVPHVARGISGESHPLSGVPDPSRPGRDLSCTGCHDPHSGNSKYYFQNGIRSRFGLCGKCHRK, encoded by the coding sequence ATGAAAAGGCTGTTGCTGTCGTTGCTGTTTGCGGGGATGTTGCTGGTCGGCCTGGTATCTTCAGGCGGGGCCCTGGAAATCGTCTACCCGGCTGACGGCACGTCCATTACCCGGTCCAATTTCGTCATTGTCAAGGCAGGCACATCTCCTGCGATCGAGGGGATGATCATCGAGCTGAACGGCGGCCGTACCGACATGATTGATGTTTCTTCACCCGAATACAAGGCGGCTTTCGGCGATTTTCTCATCCTGCAGCCGGAGTTCGACCCCGGTGAGAACAGCATCAGGGTCGAGGCCTATGCCGGCGGCAAAAAGCTGGCCGAGGCGAAGGCCAGAATCTGGTATCAGGTCGATCCGCTGGCGCCGCCACCCGAAGGCTATCGCCCTTTCCGGATGCATACGCCACAGCGCGAGGCTCTGTGCGCTTCCTGTCACAACATGAACCCCGACAAGGTCGAGCTGCAGGTGGCCGATGCTACGCAGAATCCCTGCGCTTCCTGTCACAAGCGGCGGCTCAATCACAAATATGTGCACGGCCCGGCGGGCGTCTGGCGGTGCGCGTACTGTCATGACGCGAACGGCAGGTCGACACGTTACGCCGTGCGCAAGGACGGTGATGCCGGTCTGTGCGGCGAATGTCATGCCGAGCAGATACGGCAGTTCCAGTCCAGTCCCTATGTGCACGGTCCGGTGGCGGCGGGACTCTGCTCCGTCTGCCATGATTCGCACGCTACTGACAACCCGGCCCAGGTTCTGGCTCCGATCAACGATCTCTGCCTTGCCTGCCACGACAGTGTCCGTGGTGTGCCGCATGTCGCCAGGGGGATAAGCGGGGAGTCGCATCCTCTTTCCGGTGTGCCCGATCCTTCACGGCCGGGACGGGACCTGTCCTGTACCGGTTGCCACGACCCGCACAGCGGGAACAGCAAGTACTATTTCCAGAATGGCATCCGCAGCCGGTTCGGGCTCTGCGGCAAGTGCCATCGCAAATAA
- a CDS encoding NHL repeat-containing protein yields MIRSGKLLLLCVLLMLAGCAKPKPPLRVLWPAPPDRPRLEWIVSFHSEDNFPKTESEKATEALLGKGDQHYFGKPMGVASAGDGVVYVADLDVHNIRVIDFNRRKNELFFKQPVIGLPIGLALDSRGRLYVSDAYSKQIWVVSVETRKPIMTFGGDVFKKPTFMALNERLGRLYVSDVKDHVVRVFDLEGKHLFDFGKPGGEEGNLYGPQGIAIDKDDNVFVAEQFNARVQVFDADGNYKYRFGTRGDQLFQFEGPRGLAFDSEGHLYVAETRKAALLIFTPDGKPLTAIGGKRTTHQLGFALPNAIYIDRNDRIYITDGMNKRLTIWQYLTPDYLEKHPLDPKLMRQLEEKTRRLLEEKKAQ; encoded by the coding sequence ATGATCAGATCTGGCAAGCTGCTGCTTCTCTGCGTATTGCTGATGCTGGCCGGTTGCGCCAAGCCGAAACCGCCTTTGCGGGTTCTCTGGCCGGCTCCGCCGGACAGACCGCGCCTGGAATGGATTGTCTCCTTTCATTCCGAAGACAATTTTCCCAAGACCGAGTCGGAAAAGGCGACTGAGGCCCTGCTGGGCAAGGGGGACCAGCACTATTTCGGCAAGCCCATGGGGGTGGCCAGCGCCGGTGACGGCGTCGTTTATGTCGCCGATCTCGACGTTCACAATATCCGGGTGATCGATTTCAACCGGCGCAAAAACGAGCTTTTCTTCAAACAGCCGGTCATCGGCCTTCCCATCGGTCTGGCGCTTGACAGCCGGGGCAGGCTGTATGTCAGCGACGCCTATTCGAAGCAGATCTGGGTGGTTTCTGTCGAAACCCGCAAGCCGATCATGACCTTTGGCGGAGATGTCTTCAAGAAACCGACCTTCATGGCGCTCAACGAGCGGCTTGGCCGGCTCTATGTCTCCGACGTCAAGGACCACGTGGTGCGGGTCTTCGACCTGGAAGGAAAACATCTGTTCGATTTCGGCAAGCCCGGCGGTGAAGAAGGGAACCTCTACGGGCCGCAGGGTATCGCCATCGACAAGGACGACAATGTCTTTGTTGCCGAGCAGTTCAACGCCCGGGTGCAGGTGTTCGATGCCGACGGCAACTACAAGTACCGTTTTGGCACCCGGGGCGATCAGCTCTTTCAGTTCGAAGGGCCGCGTGGGCTGGCTTTTGACAGTGAGGGCCATCTCTATGTCGCCGAAACCCGCAAGGCGGCGCTGCTGATCTTCACGCCGGACGGCAAGCCGCTGACGGCCATCGGCGGCAAGCGGACGACCCATCAGCTCGGATTTGCGCTGCCCAACGCCATCTACATCGATCGCAACGATCGCATCTACATCACCGACGGGATGAACAAGCGACTGACCATCTGGCAGTATCTGACTCCGGACTATCTGGAGAAGCATCCGCTCGATCCGAAGCTGATGCGGCAGCTCGAAGAGAAGACCCGTCGGTTGCTGGAGGAGAAAAAGGCGCAGTGA
- a CDS encoding cytochrome c3 family protein, whose translation MKKVLVLLAAAALLASPAFGAVRNSKHDLSSSSTATIKSTNIDEVCVFCHTPHSGATGLLAPLWNRSIPGGSIAAADLYNSATLDQTNSNPSTVVGAVNNSDAPLCMSCHDGASLTDPLLNPPASAGNVQPAGLSNVTGNANVFGDTLRNDHPIGMDYGAVQAADTAGFNAETTANVDVGGLPLYTANGVMWCSTCHDVHGQGGGDPFLNMSNAGSALCTTCHIK comes from the coding sequence ATGAAGAAGGTTCTTGTCCTGCTGGCAGCGGCCGCCCTGCTGGCCAGCCCCGCGTTCGGCGCCGTGCGCAACTCCAAGCACGATCTGTCGAGCAGCAGCACCGCGACCATCAAGTCGACCAACATCGACGAGGTCTGCGTCTTCTGTCACACCCCGCACAGCGGCGCTACCGGCCTGCTCGCCCCGCTGTGGAACCGCAGCATCCCCGGCGGCAGCATCGCCGCTGCCGACCTGTACAACAGCGCCACCCTCGACCAGACCAACAGTAATCCGTCCACTGTTGTCGGCGCTGTCAACAATTCCGACGCTCCGCTCTGCATGTCCTGCCATGACGGTGCCTCGCTGACCGATCCGCTGCTCAATCCCCCGGCCAGCGCCGGCAATGTGCAGCCTGCGGGTCTGAGCAACGTTACCGGCAACGCCAACGTTTTCGGTGACACCCTGCGGAACGACCACCCGATCGGCATGGACTACGGTGCTGTCCAGGCTGCTGACACCGCTGGCTTCAATGCTGAAACGACTGCCAACGTTGATGTCGGCGGCCTGCCGCTGTACACCGCCAATGGCGTCATGTGGTGCTCCACCTGCCATGACGTTCATGGCCAGGGTGGCGGCGATCCCTTCCTCAACATGAGCAACGCCGGTTCGGCTCTGTGCACCACCTGCCACATCAAGTAA